Proteins co-encoded in one Flavobacterium fluviale genomic window:
- a CDS encoding PorP/SprF family type IX secretion system membrane protein: MKTKFFSFVLILTAIAGYCQQDSQFTQYMYNTININPAYAGSRGALSIFGLYRTQWVGLDGAPQTSSFSINTPINNSNLGVGLSLVNDKIGPTNQNDISADISYTVRTSADFKLSFGIKGTANIFNLDINKLNPADQGDPQFQDLQNKFSPNVGAGVYWHSDKAYIGLSVPNFIETNRYDDNDVAIYKDKINYYLMGGYVLNLDKYQYYKFKPAILAKMVEGAPLQVDISANFMFIDRFVVGAAYRWSASLSAMAGFQITDGLYVGYGYDRETTKLNNYNSGSHEIFLRYEFFKNHGKMTTPRFF, encoded by the coding sequence ATGAAAACAAAGTTTTTTTCGTTCGTTTTGATTTTGACGGCAATTGCAGGATACTGCCAGCAGGATTCCCAATTTACGCAGTATATGTACAATACGATCAATATCAATCCAGCGTATGCGGGATCACGAGGCGCTTTAAGTATTTTTGGATTATACCGCACCCAGTGGGTTGGCTTAGATGGAGCGCCCCAGACAAGCAGCTTCTCGATCAATACGCCAATCAACAACAGCAATCTAGGGGTAGGGCTGTCGCTTGTAAACGACAAAATCGGACCGACCAACCAGAACGATATATCGGCAGACATATCCTATACTGTTCGGACTTCAGCTGATTTCAAGCTCTCTTTTGGGATAAAAGGAACTGCCAATATATTCAATCTGGATATCAATAAACTAAATCCCGCCGATCAGGGAGACCCGCAGTTTCAAGACCTTCAGAACAAGTTTTCTCCCAATGTGGGAGCAGGGGTTTACTGGCATTCTGACAAGGCTTATATAGGGCTTTCGGTTCCTAATTTTATCGAAACCAACAGGTACGATGATAATGATGTTGCCATTTATAAGGACAAAATCAATTATTATTTAATGGGGGGCTATGTCCTTAATCTTGATAAGTACCAGTATTATAAATTCAAACCTGCTATACTGGCCAAAATGGTAGAAGGAGCGCCGCTTCAGGTTGATATTTCTGCCAATTTTATGTTTATTGACAGATTTGTAGTCGGAGCTGCCTACAGATGGAGCGCCTCATTAAGCGCAATGGCTGGATTTCAGATCACTGACGGATTGTATGTAGGTTATGGATATGATCGTGAAACCACAAAACTGAACAATTATAATTCAGGATCGCACGAGATATTCCTACGTTATGAATTCTTTAAAAATCATGGCAAAATGACAACTCCCCGTTTCTTCTAA
- a CDS encoding OmpA family protein encodes MKNYILFALTIICFSFDSYAQDSKLKSGDKKYDGYAYIDAIKTYERVADKGYKSEDLFKRLGNSYYFNSEFEGAAKWYGELFALNASPEAEYYYRYAQSLKAEGQVDKATKIMNEFSARYKNDSRAGRYNDDAHYLDEIRANSGRYKIEDAGINSKYSDYGSFVYDSKIYFASARDTGNFSQRKHKWTGEYFTNIYSADLDDQSGGALKVNKIKSEINSRFHESSPVFTKDGKTVYFTRNNYANGKKGKDAGKITLVRIYQARLENGKWIKVTALPFTSDNYSTAHPSLSPDEKTLYFASDMPGTFGQSDIYKVSINGNGSFGTPINLGKGINTEGKETFPYITSENEIYFASDGYPGLGGLDVFVGQIEDNGTISGIRNLGNDINSPKDDFAYIIDPVSRKGYFSSNKDGGQGSDDIYKFLETRRLKCLQELYGAITDSENGAVLPETKVTLYENQKIINSTVSNTSGQYSFSAECGKTYNVRAEKPDYATKELNITIGKAAGKTNLPIALDKSLCKVAVGDDLGKCFGIKMIYFDLDKSDIRSDALFDLEKILDVLNQHPTMKLDIRSHTDSRATGSYNYSLSDRRVKSTINWLIKNGVDKNRLTGKGYGETQLVNKCADGVICGEEEHQKNRRSQFIVTAL; translated from the coding sequence ATGAAAAATTATATACTTTTCGCCTTAACGATAATCTGTTTTTCATTTGACAGCTATGCCCAGGATTCCAAATTGAAATCGGGGGATAAAAAATACGATGGCTATGCCTATATCGATGCCATAAAAACCTATGAAAGAGTAGCCGACAAGGGATACAAGTCTGAAGATCTGTTTAAGAGGCTCGGAAATTCCTATTATTTCAATTCTGAGTTTGAGGGAGCAGCCAAATGGTACGGAGAGTTATTCGCATTAAACGCTTCGCCCGAGGCCGAATATTATTACAGATACGCACAGTCTTTAAAAGCAGAAGGGCAGGTGGATAAAGCCACTAAAATCATGAATGAATTCAGCGCAAGATACAAAAACGATTCCAGAGCAGGGCGCTATAATGATGATGCCCATTATCTGGATGAAATAAGAGCCAATTCAGGCCGCTACAAGATTGAAGATGCCGGCATCAATTCGAAATATTCGGATTACGGAAGTTTTGTCTACGATAGTAAAATATACTTTGCCTCGGCCAGAGATACAGGGAATTTCTCGCAGCGAAAGCACAAATGGACCGGAGAATACTTCACCAATATCTACAGTGCCGATCTTGATGACCAAAGCGGCGGCGCGTTAAAAGTGAATAAAATCAAATCGGAGATCAACAGTCGTTTTCACGAATCATCTCCTGTTTTTACCAAAGACGGAAAAACGGTTTATTTTACCCGAAACAATTATGCCAACGGCAAAAAAGGCAAAGACGCTGGTAAAATTACGCTGGTAAGGATTTACCAGGCCAGACTTGAAAACGGAAAATGGATAAAAGTAACAGCGCTTCCCTTTACAAGCGATAATTACAGCACGGCACATCCTTCGCTGAGCCCGGATGAAAAAACGCTGTATTTTGCATCCGATATGCCGGGTACTTTTGGGCAGTCGGATATTTACAAAGTCAGCATTAACGGAAACGGCAGTTTTGGGACGCCTATTAATCTAGGGAAAGGCATCAATACTGAAGGAAAAGAAACCTTTCCGTATATAACCAGCGAAAACGAAATCTATTTTGCCTCAGACGGCTATCCCGGACTGGGTGGACTCGATGTATTTGTGGGACAGATTGAAGACAACGGAACCATAAGCGGTATTCGGAACCTTGGCAATGATATCAATTCACCTAAAGATGATTTCGCTTATATCATTGATCCCGTTTCCAGAAAAGGGTATTTCAGTTCCAATAAAGACGGTGGGCAAGGTTCTGATGATATCTATAAATTTCTGGAAACAAGAAGGTTAAAATGCCTGCAGGAATTATATGGCGCCATAACAGATTCAGAAAACGGTGCTGTGCTTCCAGAAACAAAAGTGACTTTATACGAAAATCAAAAAATTATAAACTCAACGGTTTCCAATACATCGGGGCAGTACAGTTTTTCTGCAGAATGCGGCAAAACCTATAATGTAAGAGCCGAAAAACCGGATTACGCAACAAAAGAGTTAAATATAACTATTGGAAAAGCTGCCGGAAAAACCAATCTGCCAATCGCATTAGATAAATCGCTATGCAAAGTTGCAGTAGGGGACGACTTGGGAAAATGTTTTGGAATCAAAATGATTTACTTCGATCTCGATAAGTCTGATATCCGTTCTGATGCATTATTCGATCTTGAAAAAATTCTGGATGTCTTGAATCAGCATCCAACAATGAAACTCGATATTCGCTCCCATACCGACAGCAGGGCGACGGGGTCATATAACTACTCTCTGTCTGACCGAAGAGTGAAATCAACTATAAACTGGCTCATTAAAAATGGAGTGGACAAAAATCGTTTAACAGGAAAAGGATATGGAGAGACCCAGCTTGTCAATAAGTGTGCAGATGGGGTGATATGCGGTGAAGAGGAACATCAGAAAAACAGAAGAAGCCAATTTATAGTAACCGCTCTGTAA
- a CDS encoding DUF1254 domain-containing protein gives MKKSLFVFSFVLLLTSCNQTPSANSGEKADIEGAVSAEFKPASIKEQIVYQRAIEALVWGMPAVNYDLMLQAMLGSTKGKQNEIIFWSKPVDWHNQTLTPNPDAIYFMFFFNTKDAGPIVIDVPAAKNGSFAANIDNIWQMPLEDAGPYGADKGAGGKYLILPPDYKENIPKGYIVLKADTYEGYGLFRSNLPSHSDADIVTAVNYGKQLKLYPLAKANNPGETKYTDVKDVLYNSVIPYNSRFFISLNRIVQSQPMLVRDKAMIDKLKSIGIEKGKPYNPDARTTEILNAAAKGAHDYLEAMLEKGFPPINPDAKWAVPAMPELVKAGSSGYAESDIYPTDARALTYSIGYVGIKRLGTAQIYLIAGKDKEGRALDGDKTYMLHVPANVPTKQYWSATVYDRTTHCLIKNLPHSSRASNATEIQKNTDGSVDIFFGPKSPAGKESNWIPTDPKGKFEVLFRIYGPEKPFFDRVWKLGDIEEVK, from the coding sequence ATGAAAAAAAGTCTTTTTGTCTTTTCATTTGTCCTGCTATTGACGTCATGCAACCAAACACCATCAGCAAATTCCGGTGAGAAAGCCGATATTGAGGGTGCTGTTTCGGCAGAATTCAAACCTGCCAGCATCAAGGAACAGATTGTTTACCAGCGCGCAATCGAAGCTTTAGTATGGGGCATGCCTGCCGTTAATTATGACCTTATGCTTCAGGCAATGCTGGGCAGCACCAAAGGGAAGCAAAATGAGATCATATTTTGGTCAAAACCCGTAGACTGGCATAATCAGACATTAACGCCAAATCCCGACGCGATTTACTTTATGTTTTTTTTCAACACAAAGGATGCCGGACCAATAGTTATAGATGTTCCTGCGGCAAAAAATGGCTCCTTTGCCGCCAATATTGACAATATATGGCAGATGCCCCTTGAAGATGCAGGACCTTACGGAGCCGATAAAGGCGCTGGCGGCAAATATCTGATACTGCCGCCTGACTATAAGGAAAATATTCCTAAAGGATACATTGTACTGAAAGCCGATACCTATGAGGGTTATGGATTATTCCGCTCCAACCTGCCCAGCCACAGTGATGCCGATATAGTGACTGCCGTCAATTACGGCAAACAGCTAAAACTATATCCGCTTGCTAAAGCCAATAATCCCGGCGAAACAAAATATACAGACGTGAAGGATGTGCTTTACAATTCCGTCATCCCCTACAACAGCCGGTTTTTCATCTCTCTTAACCGCATTGTGCAAAGCCAGCCTATGCTGGTGCGCGACAAGGCGATGATTGATAAACTAAAAAGCATAGGCATTGAAAAAGGGAAACCCTATAACCCTGATGCACGAACCACCGAGATTCTGAATGCAGCGGCAAAAGGTGCGCATGACTATTTGGAAGCAATGCTTGAAAAGGGCTTCCCTCCGATAAATCCTGATGCGAAGTGGGCTGTTCCCGCAATGCCGGAACTGGTCAAGGCGGGATCTTCGGGATATGCGGAATCTGATATTTATCCTACAGATGCCCGAGCACTGACCTATTCAATCGGTTATGTAGGCATAAAACGCCTGGGTACAGCGCAAATATATCTTATTGCAGGAAAAGACAAGGAAGGCCGCGCGCTTGATGGCGATAAAACCTATATGCTCCACGTGCCTGCAAATGTACCCACCAAGCAATATTGGTCGGCAACAGTCTACGACCGCACAACACATTGCCTTATCAAAAATCTGCCGCATTCAAGCAGAGCATCGAATGCGACAGAGATCCAAAAGAACACAGATGGCTCGGTCGATATTTTCTTCGGCCCAAAATCTCCTGCAGGCAAGGAATCAAATTGGATCCCAACGGACCCTAAAGGAAAATTTGAAGTATTATTCAGGATTTATGGCCCGGAAAAGCCCTTTTTTGACAGGGTATGGAAACTTGGAGATATAGAAGAGGTTAAATAA
- a CDS encoding DUF1254 domain-containing protein, giving the protein MEKKLICVILIAALTACSQNKNSDAEASNSKGIDSLAPAQAARELPTGPDTNVKITQEYASLAAKEAYFWAWPLVNMYNRRMAFKDVKELALSGPLLMAPLNQFTMLTDYVIPTERAIACPNQDVVYGIGCLALDQSPVVVQVPDFGKRFWVYQIVDLRTESFAKLGKMYDNKPGFYLLAGPDWKGEVPKGIIKVFRSSTNTGLVGPRVFLDDTKEDRKAIQEVLKSVVMYPLSDYDGKMKTIDWANIKKLPGGEGGKEEAVWVNPQTFFDELPVVLADAKPLPGEEAKYKQILAVVEAAKKDPKLKQAMIDAAVETERQVIKPLMEFRSWGIQLPFHWSGVTNGASWGTDYFTRTAVAKSNILVNAPNETRYFYQDLDSEGGRLNSSNKYKITFAKGQLPPVNGFWSLTLYNEHHFFEINKLNRYSLGTKNKTMAYNPDGSLTIYIQLVPTDAKTQNNWLPAVEKGDFSLYLRTYWPKEEVVNGKWTPPAVIKVE; this is encoded by the coding sequence ATGGAAAAGAAACTCATCTGCGTGATTTTGATTGCAGCCTTGACGGCATGCAGCCAAAATAAAAACAGTGATGCGGAAGCATCAAATTCTAAAGGGATTGACAGCCTAGCGCCAGCCCAGGCAGCACGCGAGCTGCCAACGGGTCCCGACACCAATGTAAAAATTACTCAAGAGTATGCCTCTCTGGCGGCTAAAGAGGCCTATTTTTGGGCATGGCCGTTAGTAAATATGTACAACCGCCGAATGGCTTTCAAGGATGTAAAAGAGCTGGCCCTGTCCGGACCTCTGCTTATGGCTCCGCTGAATCAGTTTACCATGCTTACCGATTATGTGATACCTACGGAACGTGCCATAGCCTGCCCGAACCAGGATGTGGTTTACGGTATTGGATGCCTTGCTTTGGACCAATCGCCCGTTGTGGTGCAAGTGCCTGATTTTGGCAAACGTTTCTGGGTCTACCAGATAGTTGATCTGCGCACCGAAAGTTTCGCAAAATTGGGAAAGATGTACGACAATAAGCCGGGATTTTATTTATTGGCCGGACCGGACTGGAAAGGAGAGGTGCCTAAGGGAATAATAAAAGTTTTCCGCTCGTCAACCAATACTGGACTTGTGGGGCCCCGTGTTTTTCTGGATGACACAAAAGAAGACCGAAAAGCAATTCAGGAGGTACTCAAATCAGTGGTTATGTACCCCTTGTCTGATTATGACGGCAAAATGAAAACCATCGATTGGGCCAATATCAAAAAACTTCCCGGAGGCGAAGGAGGAAAAGAAGAAGCGGTATGGGTGAACCCGCAGACATTCTTTGACGAGCTGCCTGTTGTGCTGGCAGATGCAAAGCCACTGCCGGGCGAAGAGGCGAAATACAAGCAGATACTTGCTGTAGTGGAAGCCGCCAAGAAAGACCCAAAACTGAAACAGGCGATGATCGACGCAGCCGTTGAGACAGAGCGTCAGGTAATAAAACCTTTAATGGAATTCCGCAGCTGGGGGATCCAATTGCCTTTTCACTGGTCAGGGGTAACGAACGGCGCATCTTGGGGCACAGATTATTTTACGCGCACTGCGGTAGCCAAATCCAATATCCTGGTCAATGCCCCTAATGAAACACGCTACTTTTATCAGGATCTGGATTCAGAAGGAGGCCGATTGAACAGCTCGAACAAATATAAAATTACTTTTGCCAAAGGACAGCTGCCTCCTGTTAATGGATTTTGGTCGCTTACGTTATATAACGAGCATCACTTTTTTGAAATCAACAAGCTCAACAGATATTCATTGGGGACAAAGAACAAGACAATGGCATATAATCCGGACGGTTCGCTGACCATTTATATTCAATTAGTTCCGACTGATGCGAAAACCCAAAACAATTGGCTTCCGGCCGTTGAAAAGGGGGATTTTTCGCTTTATCTTCGCACTTACTGGCCAAAAGAGGAAGTAGTAAATGGAAAATGGACTCCGCCGGCAGTAATAAAAGTTGAATGA
- a CDS encoding PcfJ domain-containing protein: protein MIPKTIIEKQLTSFSASLAPIRPEVFNWAERNIFLKWSVLSRSKFYCLECAHVWKPSCPNTCDKFTTCPACAGKLKMQAYNQVHFKETEYFAVVDTYAGFQVVRLVSAHKHMKKNFIPTYFHKEVMQHWISPKGEVRTLALSTNVFSSTLDAWKFYSPLEIKPKDFIRNAKYYINPYRVYPQMKTLPILKRNGFKTSVYDIAPHLLFSSMLSDPIAETLLKSRQLNLLQYYLCASRQNIRRNWQAVKTVIRNSYKIADVPIWEDYLELLRYFKKDLSCALYVCPVNLGEAHDHFVKKKRELLRKKKLQDLRLEIEKAQKRYASDKKRFFGLIFQKDELCISVIENVRDFMQEGDDLGHCVFTNEYYEKKDSLILSAKVAEQSVETIEISLSRMEILQCRGFKNKPSKHHKQILSLLSQNLYRIKERLQKKKKIVP, encoded by the coding sequence ATGATACCCAAAACCATCATCGAAAAGCAATTAACTTCGTTCAGCGCCTCGCTTGCACCCATAAGACCCGAGGTTTTCAACTGGGCGGAGCGGAACATCTTTCTCAAATGGAGCGTGCTCTCACGCTCCAAATTTTACTGCTTGGAATGCGCCCACGTTTGGAAGCCGTCCTGCCCGAACACCTGCGACAAGTTTACCACTTGTCCTGCCTGCGCAGGAAAGCTCAAAATGCAGGCCTATAATCAGGTGCATTTCAAGGAAACCGAATACTTTGCCGTGGTGGATACCTATGCAGGGTTTCAGGTGGTGCGTTTGGTCAGTGCCCACAAGCACATGAAAAAGAATTTCATCCCGACTTATTTCCACAAAGAGGTCATGCAGCATTGGATAAGTCCCAAAGGCGAGGTGCGCACCCTTGCGCTCAGCACCAACGTATTTTCCTCTACCCTCGATGCATGGAAATTCTATTCCCCGCTCGAAATAAAGCCAAAGGATTTCATCCGCAATGCCAAATACTATATCAATCCCTACAGGGTCTATCCGCAGATGAAAACCCTTCCGATTCTCAAACGCAACGGCTTCAAAACTTCGGTCTACGATATCGCACCCCACCTATTGTTTTCATCGATGCTGTCCGACCCCATCGCCGAGACCCTTTTGAAATCCCGTCAGCTGAACCTTTTGCAGTATTATCTCTGCGCATCACGGCAGAACATCCGCCGAAACTGGCAGGCTGTCAAGACCGTCATCAGAAACAGCTACAAAATTGCCGATGTCCCCATATGGGAGGATTATTTGGAACTGCTCCGCTATTTCAAAAAAGACCTTTCCTGCGCCCTATACGTATGTCCTGTTAATTTGGGCGAAGCGCACGACCATTTCGTGAAAAAGAAAAGGGAACTGCTCAGAAAGAAAAAGCTCCAAGACCTGCGCCTTGAAATCGAAAAAGCGCAGAAAAGGTACGCAAGCGACAAAAAACGCTTTTTCGGGCTCATTTTTCAAAAGGATGAACTATGTATCTCCGTAATTGAAAACGTTCGGGATTTTATGCAGGAGGGCGACGATTTGGGGCATTGTGTCTTCACGAACGAATACTACGAGAAAAAAGATTCGCTTATCTTATCGGCTAAGGTTGCAGAGCAGTCCGTGGAAACCATAGAAATCTCTCTCAGCCGTATGGAAATCCTGCAGTGCAGGGGATTCAAGAACAAGCCGTCCAAACACCACAAACAGATCCTGAGCCTGCTTTCCCAAAACCTTTACAGGATTAAGGAGCGCCTGCAAAAGAAGAAGAAAATAGTCCCTTAA
- a CDS encoding PcfK-like family protein has product MKASENFRKAIENYLSTLAQGDTAFAPHYAKASKNLESCLNYIFGEVKKTGFCAFDNQEIFDMAVTYYTDDSIGTPAPVACRAVVQTPAPADLFSQPAIPAVPMRTEPVPTVKKDVKPAVQTALTLFDL; this is encoded by the coding sequence ATGAAAGCTTCTGAAAATTTTAGAAAAGCCATAGAGAATTATCTAAGCACTTTGGCGCAGGGCGATACAGCCTTTGCGCCACACTACGCCAAAGCTTCCAAGAATCTGGAGAGCTGTCTGAACTACATTTTCGGCGAGGTCAAAAAAACAGGTTTCTGCGCCTTTGACAATCAGGAAATCTTTGACATGGCAGTCACATACTACACCGATGATTCCATCGGCACGCCCGCACCTGTTGCGTGCAGGGCCGTGGTGCAGACCCCTGCACCCGCCGACCTGTTCTCACAGCCTGCAATTCCTGCCGTGCCCATGAGAACCGAACCTGTTCCAACAGTAAAAAAAGACGTAAAACCTGCGGTGCAGACCGCTCTCACCCTTTTTGACCTATGA
- a CDS encoding DUF7222 domain-containing protein, whose translation MKALQKSSYCGYRVSGAFNQIILRSITSYDGKRREQLKSFFLDLQTGGCISGMISEFIYHDDCKEFYIEHIDDLENIRTELEEAIGEPIENRFQTLHYTFVCWLCFEEYCYDLYSRLFE comes from the coding sequence ATGAAAGCCTTACAAAAATCTTCTTATTGCGGGTACCGTGTAAGCGGTGCCTTTAACCAAATCATTCTGCGAAGCATCACTTCCTATGACGGCAAGCGCAGAGAACAGCTGAAATCCTTTTTTCTTGACCTGCAGACGGGAGGGTGCATCAGCGGGATGATATCCGAATTTATCTATCACGATGACTGCAAGGAATTTTACATCGAACATATTGATGACCTTGAAAATATCCGTACCGAACTGGAGGAAGCCATCGGCGAGCCGATTGAGAACCGTTTTCAGACCCTGCACTACACTTTTGTGTGCTGGCTCTGCTTTGAGGAATACTGCTATGACCTCTATTCAAGGCTCTTTGAGTGA
- a CDS encoding single-stranded DNA-binding protein has product MEITGRIVKDASVFKVKENREVVNFSIAVNDSYKPKGSTETKKIVTYIDCSYWLSAGLAQWLRKGTLVQLFGRIGLNVYIGNDARAHGSLTFHTSDIKILVFAQAENPKAVPAPKQQKESDDPDDLPF; this is encoded by the coding sequence ATGGAAATCACAGGACGAATTGTAAAAGATGCCTCAGTTTTTAAAGTAAAGGAAAACCGTGAGGTGGTAAACTTCTCCATAGCGGTCAACGACAGCTACAAGCCCAAAGGAAGCACAGAAACCAAAAAGATTGTAACCTATATCGACTGCTCGTATTGGCTCAGCGCAGGACTGGCGCAGTGGCTCCGTAAAGGAACGCTCGTACAGCTCTTCGGGCGCATTGGGCTGAATGTCTATATCGGAAATGACGCCCGTGCGCACGGCTCTCTGACCTTTCATACCTCGGATATTAAAATCCTTGTATTTGCGCAGGCGGAAAACCCAAAAGCCGTTCCTGCACCCAAACAGCAGAAGGAATCGGATGATCCCGACGACCTGCCTTTCTAA
- a CDS encoding transporter encodes MKRYFLLAIVIFFGVFPVCLKAQQIQTDRPNETESPAVVPDRHLQLESGFHYEKEDGIQTVESPQAVMRYGLFRNAELRFETAFQFTREDGQPQMGIQPSAVGIKYHVLDHKGVLPDLAVLSRLYIPWMADKAFKEDHYSPEVRLLVQHEISSKAHLGYNAGVQWVSENLQPEYIYTLSADHALTKRIKLVVEAYGTVLSHHHAQNTADAALLFLLSPDVQLDITAGTGLMHGGSQKFAAAGFSIRI; translated from the coding sequence ATGAAACGATATTTCCTTTTAGCCATAGTGATATTTTTTGGTGTTTTTCCTGTCTGCCTGAAAGCGCAGCAGATCCAGACCGACCGTCCCAATGAGACCGAAAGCCCCGCTGTCGTGCCTGACAGGCACCTGCAGCTGGAAAGCGGTTTCCATTATGAAAAAGAGGATGGCATACAGACGGTCGAATCGCCGCAGGCTGTAATGCGTTATGGGCTTTTTCGCAATGCCGAACTGCGCTTTGAAACCGCCTTCCAGTTCACAAGGGAGGACGGACAGCCGCAGATGGGGATCCAGCCCTCGGCAGTAGGGATTAAATATCATGTCCTTGACCATAAAGGCGTCTTGCCGGACCTGGCGGTTCTCAGCCGTCTTTATATCCCGTGGATGGCCGATAAGGCTTTTAAGGAAGACCATTACAGTCCGGAGGTGCGTCTGCTGGTACAGCATGAAATCTCCTCCAAGGCGCATCTGGGCTATAACGCCGGGGTGCAGTGGGTATCCGAAAACCTGCAGCCTGAGTATATTTATACTTTATCGGCAGATCATGCCCTTACAAAAAGGATAAAACTCGTTGTGGAGGCCTATGGCACCGTCCTTTCCCATCATCATGCCCAGAATACGGCTGATGCGGCGCTGCTGTTTCTTTTAAGCCCCGATGTGCAGCTGGACATTACTGCAGGAACAGGCCTTATGCATGGCGGTTCGCAGAAATTTGCGGCGGCTGGTTTTTCCATTCGGATCTGA
- a CDS encoding YciE/YciF ferroxidase family protein, giving the protein MKTADKKTTTAKKTTVASKTASKTATAKNGAVKAKASAAEGLRELFVDSLKDIYWAEKALTKALPKMAKNATSENLIKAINDHLAVTQEQTARLEKVFSLVGEKAAAKKCDAMEGLIKEGESIMEETEKGPVRDAGIIAASQKIEHYEIATYGTIAAFATTLGEDDAVLLLEKTLAEEKEADTLLTEAAYNTINFDAAAEDQE; this is encoded by the coding sequence ATGAAAACTGCTGATAAGAAAACGACCACTGCCAAGAAAACTACAGTGGCAAGCAAGACTGCATCCAAAACCGCAACAGCGAAAAACGGAGCCGTTAAGGCAAAGGCATCGGCAGCCGAAGGACTCAGAGAACTGTTTGTCGATTCGCTTAAAGATATCTACTGGGCAGAGAAAGCCCTTACCAAAGCGCTTCCCAAAATGGCCAAGAATGCCACTTCGGAGAACCTTATCAAAGCGATCAACGACCATTTGGCCGTAACGCAGGAACAGACCGCCAGACTGGAGAAGGTCTTTTCGCTTGTCGGGGAGAAGGCGGCCGCCAAAAAGTGCGATGCCATGGAAGGGCTGATCAAGGAAGGGGAGAGCATTATGGAAGAAACCGAAAAAGGGCCGGTGAGGGATGCCGGGATCATTGCCGCCTCGCAGAAAATCGAGCATTATGAAATCGCAACCTACGGCACGATTGCCGCTTTTGCGACCACTTTGGGAGAGGACGATGCGGTACTGCTTTTGGAGAAAACACTAGCAGAGGAAAAAGAAGCGGACACCCTGCTTACGGAAGCTGCCTACAACACCATCAATTTTGATGCGGCAGCGGAAGATCAGGAGTAA